One Cotesia glomerata isolate CgM1 linkage group LG8, MPM_Cglom_v2.3, whole genome shotgun sequence genomic window carries:
- the LOC123270974 gene encoding CDK5 regulatory subunit-associated protein 3, which produces MEERNIPIDISAGKLLEWLISRRHCERTWQDNVLVVRTKINNAIQDMPEHEGIVKLVTGTYINYFHCHKIVSILEKTEANSKNLFGRYGSQRMKDWKEIIRLYEKDNLYLAEAAQILIRNINYEIPSLKKQINKLDQTKRDLEKNIAESKKSEIIAQSEFDTLCKNLGITGQGIKKELAERIDVLPKIYDTIVKKCQALSNVITFYEAFALFTLGGKSDRGCVPIIQYVIEKGNTTTYEWIYGEVPDSIVEPLLKHTQTDVEESSSIDFGDTDDYLSSLNNSNNVNDNIEFDFNTDDSVFISNKSGNIDEDISLEESGIVVESISLKNGIATGNEALRILDNSKTRDEFIDQLLELEAFLKLRLYELKNERHGHPNMSQIQESSTILQLSSLDSIQNMLDNVQIVLSAILDNQVQHLHRIKHSHR; this is translated from the exons gagcGAAATATACCAATTGATATCAGTGCCGGGAAATTATTGGAATGGTTGATTAGCAGACGACACTGTGAACGAACTTGGCAAGACAATGTTTTAGTCGTcagaacaaaaattaataatgctaTACAGGATATGCCAGAGCATGAAGGAATTGTTAAATTAGTAACTGGAACTT atattaattattttcattgccACAAAATCGTAAGTATTCTTGAAAAAACAGAAGCTAATTCGAAGAACTTATTTGGCCGTTATGGATCACAACGCATGAAAGATTGGAAAGAAATTATTCGTCTATAtgaaaaagataatttatatCTTGCTGAAGCTGCGCAGATCTTAATAAGAAATATTAACTATGAAATTCCTAGCTTAAAGaagcaaattaataaattggatCAGACCAAACGT gacttGGAAAAAAACATAGCCGAATCCAAGAAATCTGAAATTATTGCGCAATCAGAATTTGATACACTGTGTAAAAATTTAGGTATAACGGGTCAAGGTATCAAAAAAGAATTAGCTGAACGTATAGATGTATTACCCAAGATTTACGACACAATcgtaaaaaaatgtcaagctCTTAGTAATGTTATAACATTTTATGAAGCTTTTGCCTTATTTACGCTTGGTGGAAAATCTGATAGGGGTTGTGTTCCAATAATTCAATACGTAATAG AAAAAGGTAATACGACTACTTATGAATGGATTTATGGTGAAGTCCCGGATTCAATAGTGGAGCCATTATTAAAG caTACTCAAACTGATGTAGAAGAAAGCTCAAGCATTGATTTTGGTGATACGGATGATTATTTATCTAGTTTAAATAACTCTAATAATGTTAATGACAACATAGAGTTCGATTTTAATACTGATGATTCAGTGTTTATAAGCAACAAAAGTGGAAATATAGATGAAGATATCTCATTAGAAGAATCCGGTATTGTTGTTGAATCAATAAGCCTTAAGAATGGCATTGCTACTGGCAATGAAGCTTTACGGATACTAGATAATTCAAAAACACGGGATGaatttatcgatcaacttttAGAG ttagaAGCATTTTTGAAACTACGTTTGTATGAACTTAAAAATGAACGTCATGGTCATCCTAACATGAGTCAAATTCAAGAATCTTCTACTATTCTACAACTTTCTTCATTAGATAGTATTCAAAACATGTTAGACAATGTACAAATTGTTTTGTCAGCTATCCTAGACAATCAAGTGCAACATTTACATCGAATAAAGCATTCTCACAGGTAA